In Oryza sativa Japonica Group chromosome 11, ASM3414082v1, the following are encoded in one genomic region:
- the LOC4349723 gene encoding phosphoglycerate mutase-like protein 4 isoform X1: MSERTIPPPVSSHGEDFAEVVVVRHGETSANALCIIQGQTDIELNEAGRQQAVMVARRLAKEAKPVAVYSSDLKRAAETAQTIATACNVSNLVLSPALRERHMGDLHGLKFEDAVRSKPDAYKAFSSEDRSQEIPGGGESLDQLSERCVSYLNTIAGKHKGRQYWERVIVVSHGASIEELCRHADPTSSVRRRIPNTSICVFNISGSTGHWILERFGDVAHLNEDDFP, from the exons ATGAGCGAGCGGACGATTCCTCCTCCTGTGTCGTCGCATGGCGAGGACTTCGCCGAGGTTGTGGTGGTGCGCCATGGGGAGACATCGGCGAACGCCTTGTGCATCATTCAG GGACAAACGGATATAGAGTTGAATGAGGCTGGCAGACAGCAAGCTGTTATG GTTGCTCGTCGGTTGGCTAAAGAAGCTAAGCCAGTTGCCGTGTACTCCTCTGATCTGAAGCGTGCTGCCGAAACGGCTCAAACTATAGCTACAGCTTGCAATGTGTCCAAC CTGGTGTTGAGTCCTGCACTGAGAGAAAGGCACATGGGAGATCTCCATGGTTTGAAGTTTGAAGATGCCGTCAGAAGCAAGCCTGACGCTTACAAGGCTTTCTCATCTGAAGACAGAAGCCAAGAAATCCCT GGTGGCGGGGAGAGCCTTGACCAACTATCTGAGCGGTGTGTTTCGTACTTGAACACAATAGCTGGGAAGCACAAGGGTAGGCAGTATT GGGAGCGAGTGATTGTGGTCTCCCATGGAGCGAGCATCGAGGAACTCTGCAGACACGCCGATCCAACCAGCTCAGTTCGCAGGAGAATCCCAAACACTTCGATCTGCGTCTTCAACATTTCTGGCTCCACCGGCCATTGGATTCTCGAGAGGTTTGGAGATGTCGCCCATCTCAACGAAGACGACTTCCCGTAG
- the LOC4349723 gene encoding phosphoglycerate mutase-like protein 4 isoform X2 produces the protein MSERTIPPPVSSHGEDFAEVVVVRHGETSANALCIIQGQTDIELNEAGRQQAVMVARRLAKEAKPVAVYSSDLKRAAETAQTIATACNVSNLVLSPALRERHMGDLHGLKFEDAVRSKPDAYKAFSSEDRSQEIPGGGESLDQLSERCVSYLNTIAGKHKGERVIVVSHGASIEELCRHADPTSSVRRRIPNTSICVFNISGSTGHWILERFGDVAHLNEDDFP, from the exons ATGAGCGAGCGGACGATTCCTCCTCCTGTGTCGTCGCATGGCGAGGACTTCGCCGAGGTTGTGGTGGTGCGCCATGGGGAGACATCGGCGAACGCCTTGTGCATCATTCAG GGACAAACGGATATAGAGTTGAATGAGGCTGGCAGACAGCAAGCTGTTATG GTTGCTCGTCGGTTGGCTAAAGAAGCTAAGCCAGTTGCCGTGTACTCCTCTGATCTGAAGCGTGCTGCCGAAACGGCTCAAACTATAGCTACAGCTTGCAATGTGTCCAAC CTGGTGTTGAGTCCTGCACTGAGAGAAAGGCACATGGGAGATCTCCATGGTTTGAAGTTTGAAGATGCCGTCAGAAGCAAGCCTGACGCTTACAAGGCTTTCTCATCTGAAGACAGAAGCCAAGAAATCCCT GGTGGCGGGGAGAGCCTTGACCAACTATCTGAGCGGTGTGTTTCGTACTTGAACACAATAGCTGGGAAGCACAAGG GGGAGCGAGTGATTGTGGTCTCCCATGGAGCGAGCATCGAGGAACTCTGCAGACACGCCGATCCAACCAGCTCAGTTCGCAGGAGAATCCCAAACACTTCGATCTGCGTCTTCAACATTTCTGGCTCCACCGGCCATTGGATTCTCGAGAGGTTTGGAGATGTCGCCCATCTCAACGAAGACGACTTCCCGTAG
- the LOC4349724 gene encoding LOW QUALITY PROTEIN: F-box/kelch-repeat protein At5g26960 (The sequence of the model RefSeq protein was modified relative to this genomic sequence to represent the inferred CDS: inserted 2 bases in 1 codon; deleted 1 base in 1 codon; substituted 1 base at 1 genomic stop codon), with protein MPAAESCHSRSLSWLVKSCIPADPARHIAVPVLCPTPQPPPPSSPPAPPISTLPDDLLLECLARVPRASLPPLPAVSRRFATLLASDAFLHLRRAHAHLRPSLLALSVSDNGCVPQALLRFESSVPVLEVAPLPLPPTLLHCGGSVFAHARAVVLGRDVFLIGRGATLRVDALTGAARACAPTLFPRKKFAAAAVGDRIYVAGGSARTAAVEEYDPEVDAWRVVGEAPRRRYGCAGASAGGVFYVAGGVAVSGEGARALEAHVCAGSVDALHVASGTWARPRALPGGGCVVGACGVGDHLYVVASHAVELSFWRWSGATGRGGDGRGWGGWVALEAPPMPRGSVGLGMAVRVAMAGLGTNRVAAVVSAAAVRGHNAGGGALEGMVLVYDIAGGKWSRAPDLPPGFRRAACAGVECCNSETRMIRRLPSSPSILYSHCYGGVHTLAIEIQNQFRSASSSARPPFTTSSALNFVTPFQLIRRTHRSSFVPLSSCKLHFTAAAVSIYPIXFAHXLLLRMHASISFALAPASSPDAASFAPTAADVGGAVCLGYGIAIAVGVLVFISTVMLASYICVRAKAGAAAVLLADDDGGGAPAASAVVVLGLDGPAIDALYPKLLHVGVGDDDDACAGAQCAICLGEFVAGDALRRGHGCGHRFHAECAERWLRVSATCPVCRDSPLPSPMATPLAEAVPLAAHAR; from the exons ATGCCCGCCGCCGAGAGCTGCCACTCCCGCAGCCTCTCGTGGCTCGTCAAGTCCTGCATCCCCGCCGACCCCGCCCGCCACATCGCCGTCCCCGTTCTTTGCCCCaccccgcaaccgccgcctccctcgtcgccgccggcaccCCCAATCTCCACCCtccccgacgacctcctcctcgaGTGCCTCGCCCGCGtcccccgcgcctccctccctccgctccccgccgtctcccgccgctTCGCCACGCTCCTCGCCTCCGACGccttcctccacctccgccgcgcccacgcccacctccgcccctccctcctcgccctctcCGTCTCCGACAACGGTTGCGTCCCGCAGGCGCTGCTCCGGTTTGAATCCTCCGTGCCCGTGCTCGAGGTCGCCCCGCTGCCGTTGCCCCCGACCCTGCTGCATTGCGGCGGCTCTGTGTTCGCGCATGCCCGCGCGGTCGTGCTGGGACGGGATGTCTTCCTCATCGGCCGCGGGGCGACGCTGCGCGTCGACgcgctcaccggcgccgcccgcgcgtgcgcacCCACGCTCTTCCCGCGGAAGAAgttcgccgcggccgccgtgggTGATCGGATCTACGTCGCCGGCGGATCCGCGCGCACCGCGGCGGTCGAGGAGTACGACCCGGAGGTCGACGCGTGGCGCGTGGTCGGCGAGGCCCCGCGGCGGAGGTACGGGTGCGCCGGCGCGAGTGCGGGAGGCGTGTTCTACGTCGCCGGGGGCGTCGCGGTGTCCGGCGAGGGCGCGCGGGCGCTCGAGGCGCACGTGTGCGCCGGGTCGGTGGACGCGCTGCACGTCGCGTCCGGCACCTGGGCGCGCCCCCGTgcgctccccggcggcggctgtgTCGTGGGGGCGTGCGGCGTCGGTGACCACCTGTACGTAGTAGCCAGCCACGCGGTGGAGCTCTCCTTCTGGAGGTGGTCCGGCGCCACCGGCCGTGGCGGTGACGGCAGAGGCTGGGGCGGGTGGGTGGCGCTCGAGGCGCCGCCGATGCCGAGGGGGTCGGTGGGGCTCGGCATGGCGGTGCGCGTGGCGATGGCTGGCCTAGGAACCAACAGGGTGGCGGCCGTGGTGAGCGCCGCGGCCGTGAGGGGTCAcaatgccggcggcggcgcgttggAAGGGATGGTGCTGGTTTACGACATCGCCGGCGGCAAGTGGAGCCGCGCGCCGGACCTGCCGCCCGGgttccgccgcgccgcgtgcgccGGCGTCGAGTGCTG TAATTCTGAAACTCGTATGATTCGTCGACTTCCTAGTTCACCATCAATCCTTTACTCACACTGCTACGGGGGCGTACACACTCTGGCCATTGAAATTCAGAATCAATTCAGATCAGCTTCTTCTTCTGCGCGTCCTCCATTTACTACCAGCTCCGCCTTAAATTTTGTCACGCCA TTTCAACTCATACGCCGCACGCATCGCAGCTCGTTCGTGCCACTATCCAGCTGCAAGCTCCACTTCACTGCAGCCGCAGTCTCCATCTATCCCATTTGATTTGCCCA GCTGCTGCTACGAATGCACGCGTCCATCTCCTTCGCCCTCGCGCCCGCATCTtcgcccgacgccgcctccttcgcGCCCACCGCAGCGGACGTCGGCGGCGCTGTGTGCCTCGGCTACggcatcgccatcgccgtcggcgTCCTCGTCTTCATCTCCACCGTCATGCTCGCCTCCTACATCTGCGTTCGGGCCAAGGCTGGAGCAGCTGCCGTgctcctcgccgacgacgacggcggcggcgccccggcAGCGTCCGCCGTCGTGGTGCTAGGCCTCGACGGCCCGGCCATCGACGCGCTCTACCCCAAGCTCCTACACGTCGGcgtcggtgacgacgacgacgcgtgcGCGGGGGCGCAGTGCGCCATCTGCCTCGGGGAGTTCGTAGCAGGCGACGCGCTCCGGCGAGGGCACGGCTGCGGGCACCGGTTCCACGCGGAGTGCGCGGAGCGGTGGCTGCGGGTGAGCGCCACCTGCCCGGTGTGCCGCGactcgccgctgccgtcgccgatggccacgccgctcgcggaGGCCGTGCCCCTCGCCGCGCACGCTCGATGA
- the LOC107279326 gene encoding cytochrome P450 CYP94D108-like has product MEFYAYSMLLILPLILYMSYHLTRTLAEKKPTTHGLKAHPLLGHLPAFVRNSHRFLDWSTELIAGSPEMRIGLWIPGMRSGIVTGNPADVEHILRTNFANYPKGQHAIGMLEDFLGHGLFNSDGEQWLWQRKNASYEFSKRSLRKFVVDVVQAEVANRLLPLLRRAAGDGVGGDAVVLDLQDVLQRFGFDTICMVAFGHDPRCLADGGVLEEAKSEFMHNFGEALDLVIGRFMDPIEVSWKIKKWLNIGTERRLKKAIADVHAFAMDIVRARRQSASVKDRDDVLSRFVASDEYRDEVLRDIVLSFLVAGRETTSSGLTWFFWLLSSRPDVVARIADEVRAVRKATGTRPGEPFGFDTLREMHYLHAALTESMRLYPPVPTDPQSCAADDTLPDGTFVRAGWFVNYSAYAMGRLAAIWGEDCMEYRPERWLGDDGAFQPASPFRFTVFHAGPRMCLGKEMAYVQMKSIVANVLEELVVDVVKEVAGGGAPEHVFSISLRMKGGLPVKIRRKGECV; this is encoded by the coding sequence ATGGAGTTCTACGCCTATTCCATGCTCCTCATCCTGCCTCTGATACTGTACATGTCCTACCACCTCACAAGAACCCTAGCCGAGAAGAAGCCCACCACCCATGGCCTCAAGGCACACCCGCTGCTCGGCCACCTCCCGGCCTTCGTCAGGAACAGCCACCGCTTCCTTGATTGGTCGACGGAGCTCATCGCCGGCAGCCCGGAGATGAGGATTGGATTGTGGATCCCCGGGATGCGGAGCGGCATCGTCACCGGCAACCCGGCCGACGTCGAGCACATCCTGCGCACCAACTTCGCAAACTATCCCAAGGGCCAGCACGCCATTGGCATGCTCGAGGATTTCCTCGGCCATGGCCTCTTCAACTCCGACGGCGAGCAGTGGCTCTGGCAGCGCAAGAACGCCAGCTACGAGTTCAGCAAGCGCTCCCTGCGCAagttcgtcgtcgacgtcgtgcAGGCCGAGGTCGCCAACCGCCTGCTCCCGCTGCTCCGCCGCGCTGCCGGTGATGGTGTCGGTGGTGATGCCGTCGTCCTCGACTTGCAGGACGTGCTCCAGCGATTCGGGTTCGACACCATCTGTATGGTGGCGTTCGGGCATGacccgcgctgcctcgccgaCGGCGGGGTCCTGGAGGAGGCCAAGTCGGAGTTCATGCACAACTTCGGCGAGGCGCTGGACCTCGTCATCGGCCGCTTCATGGACCCCATCGAGGTCTCCTGGAAGATCAAGAAGTGGCTCAACATCGGCACCGAGCGCCGCCTGAAGAAAGCCATCGCCGACGTCCATGCCTTCGCCATGGACATTGTCCGCGCCCGGCGCCAGAGCGCGTCCGTGAAAGACAGAGACGACGTCTTGTCAAGGTTCGTGGCGAGCGACGAGTACAGAGACGAGGTCCTCCGCGACATCGTCCTCagcttcctcgtcgccggccgtgaGACGACGTCGTCGGGGCTGACGTGGTTCTTCTGGCTGTTGTCATCCCGGCCCGACGTCGTGGCGCGGATCGCCGACGAGGTCCGCGCGGTGAGGAAGGCGACCGGCACGCGCCCCGGCGAACCATTCGGGTTCGACACGCTCCGGGAGATGCACTACCTCCACGCCGCGCTCACGGAGTCGATGCGGCTGTACCCGCCGGTGCCGACCGACCCGCAGTCGTGCGCGGCGGACGACACACTCCCCGACGGCACGTTCGTCCGCGCCGGCTGGTTCGTGAACTACAGCGCGTACGCCATGGGGAGGCTCGCCGCCATATGGGGCGAGGACTGCATGGAGTACAGGCCGGAGCGAtggctcggcgacgacggcgcgttCCAGCCGGCGAGCCCGTTCCGGTTCACGGTGTTCCACGCGGGGCCGAGGATGTGCCTCGGGAAGGAGATGGCGTACGTGCAGATGAAGTCCATAGTTGCTAACGTGCTTGAGGAGTTGGTGGTCGACGTCGTcaaggaggtcgccggcggggGCGCGCCGGAGCATGTGTTCTCTATATCGCTGAGGATGAAGGGTGGCTTACCTGTGAAGATAAGGAGAAAGGGTGAATGTGTTTAG
- the LOC4349725 gene encoding probable carboxylesterase 17 has protein sequence MPSTTTAPETDPSKTVVEEVTGWLRLYSDGTVERLTPPDAEPFTVIVPPYTEPRNGVTVHDVTTARGVDVRLYLPAEPPAAAPRPRRRRPLLLHLHGGGFCLSRPSWALYHNFYAPLAAKLDVAGIVSVFLPLAPEYRLPAAIDAGHAALLWLRDVACGDEGNLDPAVERLRDEADFSRVFLIGDSSGGNLVHLVAAHAAAKDDGAGADLHAVRLAGGVLLNPGFAREEKSRSELENPPSLFLTEDMVDKLLALGVPLGMNKDSPYTSPSLVAEAVARLHMPPMLLVVAEKDLLHDPQVEYGEAMARVGKTVETVVSRGAVAHVFYLNFFAVESDPLTAERTRELIDTIKTFIDRY, from the coding sequence ATGCCCTCCACAACCACGGCGCCGGAGACCGATCCTAGCAAGACCGTCGTCGAGGAGGTCACCGGCTGGCTCCGCCTCTACTCCGACGGCACAGTCGAGCGGCTGACACCACCGGACGCGGAGCCCTTCACCGTCATCGTCCCGCCCTACACCGAGCCGCGCAATGGCGTCACCGTGCACGACGTCACCACGGCCAGGGGTGTAGACGTCCGCCTCTACCTCCCGGCCgagccgccggcagccgcgccccggccacggcggcgtcgtCCTCTCCTCCTTCACCTCCATGGTGGTGGGTTCTGTCTATCGCGTCCATCGTGGGCGCTCTACCACAACTTCTACGCCCCGCTTGCTGCCAAGCTCGATGTCGCCGGCATCGTCTCCGTCTTCCTCCCACTCGCGCCGGAGTACCGCCTCCCTGCCGCCATTGACGCTGGCCATGCCGCGCTTCTCTGGCTGCGGGACGTCGCTTGCGGCGATGAAGGAAACCTTGATCCGGCGGTGGAACGCCTACGTGACGAGGCCGACTTCTCGCGCGTGTTCCTCATCGGCGACAGCTCCGGCGGCAACCTCGTGCACCTCGTCGCGGCacacgcggcggcgaaggatGACGGCGCGGGGGCTGATCTCCACGCGGTGAGGCTCGCCGGCGGGGTACTTCTCAATCCGGGCTTCGCTCGTGAGGAGAAGAGCCGGTCGGAGCTCGAGAACCCGCCGAGCTTGTTCCTGACGGAGGACATGGTGGACAAGCTCCTGGCGCTCGGTGTACCATTGGGGATGAACAAGGACAGCCCGTacacgtcgccgtcgctggtGGCGGAGGCCGTGGCGCGCTTGCATATGCCGCCGATGTTGCTGGTGGTGGCGGAGAAGGACTTGCTCCATGACCCCCAGGTGGAGTACGGCGAGGCCATGGCGCGCGTCGGGAAGACGGTGGAGACGGTGGTGAGCCGGGGCGCGGTGGCGCACGTCTTCTATCTCAACTTCTTCGCCGTGGAGTCCGATCCCCTCACGGCGGAGCGGACAAGGGAGCTCATCGACACCATCAAGACATTTATCGACAGATACTGA
- the LOC107278013 gene encoding uncharacterized protein — protein sequence MEQYVEKMLTLGFRFNPEPSDLAGKFAPVPRCEKGGRLFFTSCKRHKGSSTRKERTAGDGTWVRQNSKGVKNKAGVKVGETQNFRFKKDGSYTDWLMEEHHCCRQQAVAGDEEPVICRMYVSPRAPPDSAARQESAAFVQQQPAPQVSEPPCDKKKRDDVAEEAPAAA from the exons ATGGAGCAATACGTCGAGAAGATGCTCACTTTAGGCTTTCGTTTCAACCC CGAGCCCAGTGACCTCGCCGGAAAGTTCGCGCCGGTGCCCAGGTGCGAGAAAGGTGGCAGGCTCTTCTTCACTAGCTGCAAGCGGCACAAGGGGAGTAGCACCAGGAAAGAGCGAACCGCGGGGGATGGCACCTGGGTGAGGCAGAACAGCAAGGGGGTGAAGAACAAGGCAGGGGTCAAGGTCGGCGAGACGCAGAACTTCCGTTTCAAGAAGGACGGGAGCTACACCGACTGGCTGATGGAGGAGCACCACTGCTGCCGGCAGcaagccgtcgccggcgacgaggagcccGTCATCTGCCGGATGTATGTGTCGCCGAGGGCGCCTCCGGATTCCGCGGCGCGCCAGGAATCCGCTGCTTTtgtgcagcagcagccggcgcCGCAGGTTTCCGAGCCGCCGTGCGACaagaagaagagagatgatgtggcAGAAGAAGCCCCTGCCGCAGCTTAG